The nucleotide window GAAGAGATAAGTGCTGAAAGCATCTAAGCACGAAACTTGCCCCGAGATGAGTTCTCCCTGACCCCTCGAGGGTCCTGAAGGGACGTTGAAGACGACGACGTTGATAGGCCGGATGTGTAAGCGCAGCGATGCGTTGAGCTTACCGGTACTAATGACCCGTGAGGCTTAACCTTACAACGCCAGAGGCGTTTTGCGGTACCCGGAAAAATTTTCAGCCTTGTTCACGGACTGGTCTGCGCGGCTTCGGCGGCGCGGACGAAACAGAATCTGCCTGGCGGCACTAGCGCGGTGGTCCCACCTGACCCCATGCCGAACTCAGAAGTGAAACGCCGTAGCGCCGATGGTAGTGTGGGGTCTCCCCATGCGAGAGTAGGGAACTGCCAGGCATCCAACAGGTGAAGAAGCCCTGAACGCGAGTTCAGGGCTTTTTTACGTCCGCGCGCCGGGGAAAAGCGCCCCGGCGGGCGCGAAAAGTCCCGCGCGGCGCGGCCCGATCGGGTAAACTGTGGCCGGATTAACTCAGTAAAGGCCGCCGCATGTTCAGCCACGCTCACTCACTCAAAGCATTCAACACCCTGTCTCTGGACATTCACACCCGCACGCTGGTCACCGCCGAGAGTGCAGATGTCATTCTTGAAGCCTGGAAGCGCAGCCAGGCGCAGCAACAGCCATTTATTGTACTGGGTGAAGGCAGTAATGTTCTGTTTCTGGAAGACTTTACTGGCACCGTGGTCATCAATGCCATCAAAGGCATGACGCTTGAAGAACAGGATGAGGCGTGGATTCTGCATGCCGGCGCCGGTGAAAACTGGCATCAGCTGGTTGAATATACGCTGAAGAAAGGCATTCCCGGCCTGGAAAATCTGGCGCTGATCCCCGGTATGGCCGGTTCTGCGCCGATCCAGAACATAGGCGCCTATGGCGTAGAGTTCAAAGATATCTGCCACTATGTTGACGTGTTGCACCTGTCATCGGAAAAGATTGTCCGCCTGCATCGTGACGAATGCCAGTTCGGCTATCGCGACAGTGTATTCAAGCATCTGCTTAAAGATCAGCACGTCATTGTGGCCGTTGGCTTACGCCTGGCCAGGCAATGGAAGCCAGTGCTGAGCTATGGCGATCTGACGAAGCTGAATCCGGCCACCGTATCGGCCTGGGATGTCTTTAACGCGGTCTGTCAGATGCGCCGCAGTAAGCTGCCCGATCCACGTATCACCGGTAACGTCGGGAGTTTCTTCAAAAACCCTCTTATCTCTGCTCAGCAGGCGGAAAAACTGCTTGCGCAGTGGCCGGGCATGCCGCATTACCCACAGGGAAATGGCGAGGTCAAACTGGCCGCTGGCTGGCTGATTGATCAGTGTGAGCTGAAGGGCCACCGGATAGGCGGTGCTGCAGTGCACCGCCAGCAGGCGCTGGTACTGATTAATGAAGATCATGCCACGCCACAGGATATCGTTGCGCTGGCCCGTTATGTGCGCAGCAGAGTAGGCGAGAAGTTCAACGTATGGCTGGAACCTGAGGTGCGCTTTATCGGCGCGCAGGGTGAGCGTAACGCTGTCGAGGTAATTGCATGAAAGATCAAAGCGTCCCGCTCAGACTGGTTGCGCTACTGGCGGATGGCGAATTTCATTCCGGTGAACACCTGGGTGAAGCGCTTGGCATGAGCCGCGCGGCAATCAACAAACATATTCAGACTCTGAAAAGCTGGGGTCTGGATGTCTATACCGTGACGGGGAAAGGATACAGCCTGCCTGCGCCGATTCAGCTGCTTGATGAGGCGGCTATCCGCGCGCAGCTGCAGCAGGCTAATCTGGATGTTATCCCGGTAATAGACTCCACGAATCAGTATCTACTGGACCGCATGGATCAACTCACCTCAGGCTATGCCTGTATCGCTGAATATCAGCAGGCCGGACGCGGACGCCGCGGGCGTAAGTGGTTTTCACCTTTTGGTGCCAACCTTTATATGTCTATGTACTGGCGTCTGGATCAGGGGCCGGCGGCCGCAATGGGGCTAAGCCTGGTGATCGGCATTGTGATGGCAGAGGTGATTCAGTCTCTGGGCGCGCCTGACGTCCGGGTTAAATGGCCAAACGATCTCTACCTGCACGACCGCAAACTGGCGGGTATTCTGGTTGAGCTGACAGGTAAAACCGGTGATGCGGCGCAGATTGTGATGGGCGCGGGCATTAACCTGATGATGCGCGCCGAGGGGACAGCGGAAATTAATCAGGGCTGGATTAATTTGCAGGAGGCCGGTATTGAGATCGATCGTAATCAACTGGCCGCCAGAATGATTAACAGCCTGCGTGAAGCGCTGCCGCTGTTTGAGCGCGACGGCCTGGCGCCGTTCATCACGCGCTGGGAAGCGCTGGATAACTTTATTAATCGTCCGGTCAAACTGCTGATTGGCGATCGCGAGGTGCACGGGATCGCACGCGGTATCGATCAGCAGGGTGGTTTGCTGCTGGAGCAGGATGGTGAGATCAAATCCTGGGTTGGTGGTGAAATCTCGCTGCGCCCGGGCACATAAGCCTCACTGAACGCCACAGAGTATCAGGATGACGGCCTGCAATCGCAGGCCGTTTTACTGTCCGTATAAGGCATCGCTTAACCGTGATCGGCCCCAACCGGCATCTGCCTTAACGGCAAAGCAGTGGCGACTCTGCTGGTTGCCGGCAAATGCGCTGATCCCTGCACCACGGCCTTTCAGGTCATTCTGCTGAAGCAGGGATGGGCCAGGCGATAAGAGGCCACCTTACAGGGCTATTTGCGCAGCCTGACGTTCTGTACCGCGTGATCGGCAGACTTGGTCATAATCAGGCTGGCGCGCTCACGCGTTGGCAGGATATTTTCTTTCAGGTTAAGCCAGTTAATCTCTTTCCACAGCCCACGCGCAATATTTACCGCTTCTTCTTCCGGCAATTGTGAATAGTGATGGAAGTAAGAGTCCGGATCGCTAAAGGCGCCTTCCCGGA belongs to Candidatus Pantoea soli and includes:
- the murB gene encoding UDP-N-acetylmuramate dehydrogenase; protein product: MFSHAHSLKAFNTLSLDIHTRTLVTAESADVILEAWKRSQAQQQPFIVLGEGSNVLFLEDFTGTVVINAIKGMTLEEQDEAWILHAGAGENWHQLVEYTLKKGIPGLENLALIPGMAGSAPIQNIGAYGVEFKDICHYVDVLHLSSEKIVRLHRDECQFGYRDSVFKHLLKDQHVIVAVGLRLARQWKPVLSYGDLTKLNPATVSAWDVFNAVCQMRRSKLPDPRITGNVGSFFKNPLISAQQAEKLLAQWPGMPHYPQGNGEVKLAAGWLIDQCELKGHRIGGAAVHRQQALVLINEDHATPQDIVALARYVRSRVGEKFNVWLEPEVRFIGAQGERNAVEVIA
- the birA gene encoding bifunctional biotin--[acetyl-CoA-carboxylase] ligase/biotin operon repressor BirA — translated: MKDQSVPLRLVALLADGEFHSGEHLGEALGMSRAAINKHIQTLKSWGLDVYTVTGKGYSLPAPIQLLDEAAIRAQLQQANLDVIPVIDSTNQYLLDRMDQLTSGYACIAEYQQAGRGRRGRKWFSPFGANLYMSMYWRLDQGPAAAMGLSLVIGIVMAEVIQSLGAPDVRVKWPNDLYLHDRKLAGILVELTGKTGDAAQIVMGAGINLMMRAEGTAEINQGWINLQEAGIEIDRNQLAARMINSLREALPLFERDGLAPFITRWEALDNFINRPVKLLIGDREVHGIARGIDQQGGLLLEQDGEIKSWVGGEISLRPGT